One Pyrus communis chromosome 4, drPyrComm1.1, whole genome shotgun sequence genomic region harbors:
- the LOC137732614 gene encoding uncharacterized protein yields MKNKASVFLKHIITLLSSIAKAKSLAIKSKTSATKARLIMFSLVKNKKVLMDTVSHKIHSLLGHDHRYQEEEEGDQSKALVLYNAIANEYSHAVDEEEEEDDDDKYPDLRHSLFDENENFDDVKDGGSVIDLVKNSKVEGEDFKLEDEIDHVADLFINRFHKQMRLQKLLSFKRYQEMLDRSV; encoded by the exons ATGAAGAACAAGGCTTCTGTTTTCTTGAAACATATAATCACCTTGCTGAGTTCCATAGCCAAGGCCAAGTCCTTGGCTATCAAGAGCAAAACTAGCGCCACGAAAGCTCGCCTGATAATGTTCTCATTGGTGAAGAACAAGAAGGTTTTGATGGACACCGTGTCACACAAGATCCACAGTCTCCTAGGCCACGATCACCGCTatcaagaggaggaggagggagacCAAAGCAAGGCGCTTGTTCTCTACAATGCCATTGCCAATGAGTACTCACATGCAGTTG atgaggaggaggaggaggacgatGATGATAAGTACCCTGATCTCAGGCACTCGTTGTTCGATGAAAATGAGAACTTTGATGATGTCAAGGATGGCGGGTCTGTGATCGATCTGGTGAAGAATTCCAAGGTGGAAGGAGAGGATTTCAAGCTGGAAGACGAGATAGATCACGTTGCGGATTTGTTCATTAATAGGTTCCATAAACAAATGCGCTTGCAAAAGCTTCTCTCCTTCAAAAGGTATCAAGAAATGCTCGACAGAAGCGTCTGA
- the LOC137731438 gene encoding probable 3-beta-hydroxysteroid-Delta(8),Delta(7)-isomerase yields MEGSDAGIYGNHPYAPRDLKLPGFVPGFLSQSTIVGVYGVSSLLVVSLTWLFSGRSPRKSKLDRWLMCWWAFTGLTHLILEGYFAFAPEFYKDETAWYPAEVWKEYSKGDSRYAARDAGVVAVEGLTAVIEGPASLLAVYAISKGKSYSYILQFAISLGQLYGTAVYFITAYLDGDKFATSSFYYYAYYIAANASWVVIPTLISIRCWKKISAAVQVQGQGQGQKKNKTR; encoded by the exons ATGGAGGGATCAGACGCTGGAATTTATGGGAATCATCCGTACGCCCCGAGGGATCTAAAGCTACCGGGATTCGTACCTGGCTTTCTCTCACAGTCCACCATTGTCGGCGTCTACGGCGTCTCCTCCCTACTCGTCGTTTCTCTCACCTGGCTATTCTCCG GGAGGTCACCGAGGAAATCAAAACTTGATAGATGGCTAATGTGCTGGTGGGCTTTCACCGGCCTTACACACTTGATACTCGAAGGCTATTTTGCATTTGCGCCTGAGTTCTACAAGGATGAGACTGCTTGGTACCCAGCTGAAGTTT GGAAAGAGTATAGCAAAGGTGATTCAAGATATGCAGCTAGGGATGCAGGCGTCGTTGCTGTCGAAGGATTAACTGCGGTTATTGAAGGTCCCGCTAGCCTTCTTGCTGT GTATGCAATATCTAAAGGCAAGTCATATAGCTACATACTTCAGTTTGCCATTTCGTTGGGTCAGCTCTATGGAACTGCTGTGTACTTCATAACAGCCTACTTGGACGGTGACAAATTTGCTACAAGTTCGTTTTACTACTATGCATACTACATTGCTGCAAACGCCTCCTGGGTTGTAATACCGACACTCATTTCCATCCGCTGTTGGAAGAAGATTTCTGCCGCAGTACAAGTTCAAGGCCAAGGCCAAGGccagaaaaagaacaaaactcgCTGA
- the LOC137732613 gene encoding protein SRC2 homolog produces MSTAEKIGHLKDCSSIELKVISCKDLSAFNFFNRLSVYAAVSIFNDEAKKEEQKKHLQQRQKTPVDREGDCNPEWNHPMQFDTKDLSLVDEFDNLFVEFDIRCDSVFGKKSIGKVRVPFADLIEDQCNEAVRFVSYQVRTSDGKPNGVLNFSYKVIKKNNKVGIHDSQESDSSSKLTTASVYPDPADNTVQSLYPTLDVQVQSRDINVSYPSLSDVRAPLPTISVPSPKFNCHWRPEPYNMKTLPSQLPFSPPATGPAGPNCHTCQPLPFAQPPTPRPYFGNYSCYENPTGT; encoded by the coding sequence ATGTCCACAGCTGAGAAAATCGGGCACCTGAAAGACTGCAGCTCCATAGAACTGAAGGTAATCTCCTGCAAGGATCTCAGTGCCTTCAATTTCTTCAACAGGCTGTCCGTCTACGCTGCTGTCTCCATCTTCAACGACGAAGCGAAGAAAGAAGAACAGAAGAAACATCTGCAGCAGCGCCAGAAGACGCCGGTTGATAGAGAAGGGGACTGCAATCCTGAATGGAACCACCCCATGCAATTCGACACGAAGGACTTGTCCCTGGTTGACGAGTTTGATAATCTCTTTGTAGAATTCGACATACGATGTGACAGCGTCTTTGGCAAGAAGAGCATTGGAAAAGTCCGGGTGCCGTTCGCGGACTTGATCGAAGATCAGTGCAATGAAGCGGTCAGGTTCGTGAGCTACCAGGTTCGGACAAGCGATGGTAAGCCTAATGGGGTCTTGAACTTTTCTTACAAGGTGATCAAGAAGAACAATAAAGTTGGAATCCATGATTCCCAGGAATCCGATTCCTCGTCCAAATTAACCACAGCCAGTGTTTATCCTGATCCTGCTGATAATACAGTCCAATCTCTTTACCCCACCTTGGACGTGCAAGTGCAATCCCGGGATATAAACGTATCCTATCCTTCGCTATCCGATGTTCGGGCTCCTTTGCCGACAATTTCAGTACCTTCTCCCAAGTTCAATTGCCATTGGAGGCCAGAACCTTACAACATGAAGACGCTGCCATCTCAGCTCCCGTTTTCTCCGCCAGCAACTGGGCCTGCAGGTCCTAATTGTCATACATGTCAGCCCTTGCCATTTGCACAGCCTCCAACTCCAAGGCCATATTTTGGTAATTACAGTTGCTATGAGAATCCGACCGGGACTTGA